ACTCATCATAGAATCCGTATACCTGATAAGATACAACAGTGATTCAGTACTCCGTAAAACACGATAATTCAACAGAGTAGCCAAATAAAATTGTTTAACCTGTGTGATTTGACGACTTTCATGGTTCCCTCTAATGAGTGTTATGCGATCCGGATATCTCACCTGATGATCCTCAAATTATCAAAAGAAGAAACTTTCAACGCACCTTTCGAAtacacacatgtatatatatagattaccTTCAAAGCTAGCAGAAGTAGAAAGGTTTCCACCGAGTAAAACCCTCTATCAACAAAATCTCCGAGAAACAAATAATTTGTCTTAGGGCAATCGCCTCCTACTTTAAAAAGCTCTTTCATATCATAGAACTGCCCATGGATATCGCCGCATATCTACGGAAAAACCATCAAAGAGTTGTAAGTATTCCGAACTGCATAGGcattcatctaaattaaaaatgtCGTCAAAGGTTCGATAAACTATTTCGAGTTAGCTTTATTCCCTGATCAAGTTTTCGAAACAACCAGAAAAGATGCACTAACGTTTATGCCTAGGACTTACACTGATCGAGCACCACATCCTACAAGCTCTAAGTTACAATAAAGGAAAAGATAGCATCAAGTTTAGAACCTGAAATGCGATCGGCAACACTGTTCCATTCAATATAGAATCCAAATTTGACCAAAATTTGAAAGACCCTTCCACCATTGTTAAATTCTTCAATTAATTCACCTTCAAAACCCTAATCAGTTCCATTACATTTCTTGTTCCCAAAATACAAATACACAAAAATAAcagaaaaaaaagctaaaaacccATTGACGAATCAATGGATTCATACTAACCTAAAAAAACTCTTTACTTTCAATAAATCAAACCCCTAATAGCCAGAAACAAAACATAATCATAACAAATTAACAAAAACCCATTTAATGAATATACTTACAGTAACAGGGGCATCGACTCTTTGAACATTACTTTCTTCAACGAGGATTTCCATGGCTTTAAGGCAAAGAGCTTTCACTTCGGATTCTTTCAAAGGCTCACACTTCTTTAGCTGCTCTATTTGCCTGTCTAGGTCTGACATTTTGTTTTGGGAAGCCTAGAAATCGTATAAAGCCGAGATTTCAAAggctaaaaccctaaaccccaaaatcTGAGAATCTCGGGATGATTTTGTTAACTGGGCAAGTCAGTTTCGTTTTTTGGTGTCACTGCTGCTTTGATATTTTGCTTGTTTACGTGTCGtatttaaagaaaatttcaaatttgaccccaaatttcttgtttattttttcaatttcccctttcaattttctttttaatgatACACCATATCCAATTCTtggatttatgttttataataattaattttactctaatattattttatgtaaaatttactGTTGTATGAATCATGTCCATTGGTTGAAGGTTTTGAGAGATATGAAATTTGTAGATACCAATTAAACTGATAGATGaacactttattttttaatttttaaaaatttatttgttttgaacAATTAAAACTAATCGAGCTAAGAATCAATAGCTTAACCGATTCGATCACTTATCAATTTCCACAAACATTGGTAAAATCTGTGAGTTCTCTTAATTAGTTATAGTTAACTAGTTAGTTTAGTAGTTGGAtacttaattattcaatttagttattaaattaattatttaattaagtgcTTGTAATAATGGAATGTAATCATAGTGTTATAACTTCAAAAATAAAACTTCGTATTTATATTAAAAGAAGTTGACACCTTGTATATCATCACACTAAAACCACTCAAAGGTAAAATTATCGTAAGGGTTTAATCAAAGAGtaatttggtattttttatttaaaaaattaatttatttttataataaaatattgatgTGGCTGATTAAATAAGTAGATAGATATACATGacatatcatatatatttcatgcttaaatacgagtaaaaatagatgaaatttttaataaaatcaatttattctttgatctcacgtacaataattgaaccaaatttGATTATTTTCCGAACAGGACTCAAGCTTTTGTTAATGAAACCAGATTTCTCCAgggaaatgtttaattttttactttcaatTATAAAGAGTTAATTCTAAGATCCCATTTGATTCTACCCAACAAAAAAATCCCAATTACTGTTATTTTCTTGCATTTTCTCATAAACCAAACAGAAGGTAAGCGAAATTATATCTGATCCGAATTTACTATTTGGCTTTGCTGAACTCAAATtggtccttttttattttaaagtactcatctcttttttgtttttttgtcagGAAATTTTGTGTAAAATCGAGATCTGGAATATGGGTTTCTTAGTAACAACCCTAATTTTTTCTGTGATTGGGGTAATTGCATCACTTTGTACCAGAATCTGCTGTAACAGAGGTCCCTCTGCTAATCTGTAAGTACCCTTTTAAAAatttctcccctttttttttgtttaaatttcataTGCTAAAATTTGTAGTCCTTGTACAATCTGTTGTATTGtgattgatatatgtttaagtTGGTATACTGTATAAGTAGGTCTTTTAGATTGAATAGTTAGCATTGTGAACCAATTACTGAAAATTTTTTGTGCTATGGTTGTTTACTCTGAACTGGAATGAACCTTATCTTTTTGGTTAGGAGATCGGTGTTCCTCGGAACCTATATTCTCGGATTTTCATCGTGATTTAGTATAGCTTGGTTTTTCATCTTGAGACTAAGGAAGTTCACTTTTGTTTGATTGTCATCTCCTCCCATGGTTGTTTACTCTGAACTTGAATGAACCTTATCGATTTGGATTGGTGATCCTCAGAAACCAATATTCCCAGATTTTCATCTTGAGTTAGTATATAGCTTGGTTTATCATCTAGAGACCAGGGAAGTTCACTTTTGTTTGCTTGTCGTCTCCTGCCATGGTTGTTTACACTGAACTTGAATAAACCTTATCGATTTTGATAGGAGATTGGTGATCCTCGGAAACCGATATTCCCGGATTTTTATTGTGATTTAGTATAGCTTGGTTTGTCATCTAGAGACTAGGGAAGTTCACTTTTGTTTGATTGTCATCTCCTGCCATGTTTGTTTACTCTAAACTGAATGAACCTTTCAATTTGGATAGGAGATCAGTGATCCTTGGAAACAGATATTCCTGATTTCTCATCGTGATTTAGTGTAGCTTCGTTTGGCATCTAGGACTAGGAAGTTCACTTTTGTTTGATTGTCGTCTCCTGCCATTGTTGTGTACTCTGAACTTGAATGAACCTTATCAGTTTGGATAGGAGAACGGTGATCTTCAGATATTCCTGGATTTTCATCGTGATTTAGTATAGTTTGGTTTGTCATCTAGAGACTAGGGAAGTTACTTTTGTTTGATTATCATGTCCTGCCATGGTTGTATACTCTGAACTTGAATGAACCTTATTGATTTGGATAGGAGATTGGTGGTCCTCGGAAACCGATATTCCCGGATTTTCATCATGATTTAGTATAGCTTGGTTTGTTATCTAGAGACTAGGGAAGTTCACTTTTGTTTGATTATCATCTCCTGCCATGATTCCCTATATTTTCTTTGCTCTCATTGAACAAACCGGTTTTTCCTTGTTTTATCATACAGGTTACATCTAACATTGGTCATTACAGCAACTGTCTGTTGTTGGATGATGTAAGTTTATGTTTAGTTTCATATATGTATGCACAAACACATACATActgtttatacatatatatatacacacaaacaCATACATACGTATTAGAGGGCATCTTTTGGCTATGTTGTCATTTCAACTTTTGTTGGATGAAGAATATAATGCCAGTGCCTTTTCTATGTATTTCTGCTGTGACAAACTACTTTTTTGTCTTAGGATATATTCTAATTCTAGTTCTGCATTGCGGCATATTACTAAGTTTCGATCCCctaaaaacctaattctaatttaGTGTCTACTtctcatatttcaaaattcaagtaacTAAAAAATTCAACCATTTCTACTGTAAAAAACTGGTATAAGGTACACGTGGCTTGACATGTGCCATTGTTTGGTTATTCTGTCAGCCATACCAATTTTTGACAGTAGAAATGGAAgaattttttaacagaaaggaTTAGTTTGCTCTCTAATCTAATGTACAGGagctaatttgcccatttttttagtagaggaagcaaaatgcaatctaagacctagtacaagggcctccatggtaTTTTTACCGGAGATGATCCTTCAAGAACTCTCCAAATACACGAAAATCTCAGAAAAAACTAAACATACTTGCATCTGACACTCACACAGGAGTTTTGTGTAACATAATGCATCACATGTCTTATTATTTCATTGTCTTGCTAGTTTTATGATGTTAAATTTCATTTGCTTTTGATAGGTGGGCAATTGTATATCTAGCACAAATGAAACCACTCATTGTCCCCATTTTAAGTGAAGGAGAGTGAagtgtgtatgtgtgtgtgtatatatattgcaCAAAAATCATTTGGAAGGTTATCAGTAAATCAGCAATTATGAATTTTGGCCATTGAGGGAATACCTGAATTTCATTGTTTAATGGAATGGATGATTCAGTGTGCTCTCATATGTTGATTTTGTATGTGCTTTGATTTGGAATGGTGTTGGTTCTTTGATGTTATTAGTTTCtcatttgttatatttttatcattttattaaatttttataaattttaatgttgtTCTATCAACTATgtgtaatttttataaaataataattgcttgaaataaaatatatagcaTCTCTTGTTAATTGTTGCTTTTTCACCCCCAAATAATGCACACTcatacagatatatatatatatatatatacaagcacAAAATCTGTGATTGGTAATTAGCATCTAAAAGAAGAAATGTGAATATGAACCGggtaaattacaaaatagtcatttaattatgctgttttgttctattttggtcatccaactattaatttttttaatttagtaactaaaattttcgaaattaaatattttagttatgagatttttttattggtttaataataaatttagtactTTATTgtttatagattttattaatttgatgttaaatataaaaaaattcaaagaatttAACTTTCAATacttacaaaatttgtcattttagtttaaattttaaaaaaaaaatcaataaatttagccctcaacatttacaaaatttgtcaatttagttctaattttaaaaattaaaaaaatatatattaaaaaaaataattttttgcctTTTTAACTCACCTTTTGATATTTTAGCATCGGAAgcactttttgtttcttttttcctaACTCGAACATAAACAAGCCCTAGCTAGTCGGAGAATGAAATTGCGGCGGTACAACACCACCGACGATAAATCTATAGTTGCAGTATCGCCTTTACCTCAAAGATGTCAGTTAACATATAGTActcaaaaattgttttaaaaaagaaattcaaagaatAATGAATTAGATCgtaaaacacaagaaaaattaGCAGAAATGACTTGAACCTAacgataaatttttaaaggaaaaaacaaatcaagagtgagataaaaaaaaatggtgaaattacctTAACTTAGAGAAGAGAATATATGAATTCCTCGGTGACATGCTGCCAGCTTTGATCTTGACTTTAGCTCACCCAAAATGTCGAAGTGTGCGATAAAgggttaaaaatatatttttaaaatttttagtattagaattaaatagataatttttataaatgttgaaggttaaatttattaattttttaattttgtaaatttttcatatttaggatcaaattaatagaatgtgtaaatattagagggttaaatttgttattagaccaataaaaaagcCCATGTCAATTTTACATCACTCATCTAATGACAATTAACGGGTAAgcgactaaaatatttaatttcaaaaagtttagtgactaaaacaaataaattaatagttGAGCGACCAGAAAAGAAGCAAAGGTATAGTTTGGagattatttttgtagtttacccaaaaaagttaatgactaaattgtaagtttttttagttaagttaccaaaacaaaaacttacttATAGTTTAGTGACTAAGGGTGCAATTTACCCTTTATGAAATGGTATAATGGGCTTCAGTTAGAGCCCAATTCCCCAAAAAGAAGCAGCATTGTCGTTAATCCCCTTCATCAATTAGCCCTAAAAATCCCAATTCATCTCTCACCTTCTCCCCCAAATTTGAAGTTAGAATCACGATTCAATTTgaagtaaaaaaagaagaagaatgaataACGTTCCAAAAGAACTTGGACCCAACGAAAACATTTCCCCAGCATTACGGAGCAATTCAAGGGTTAGCAGCCCTTGGACCCAGTGTGGTATAATTCTAATCTCAAATATTAACTAGCAACACAATAAGATACTTGTTTGTGGGATCAATTGGTCAAAGATATTGCAGAAAACTGTTTTGTCACTCTTTTCTGCAAGATccgaagaaagaaagaaattggaaATCTATAGtccaaaagtgtaaatatgcggtTTCTCTATAGGTATCTTTATTATGGCATCTGTAAAGTTTGTCTTTCCTATGTTTGGCTAACGCTTCTTCTTCCATATGTAGGTTCGTTTACTTATACTACCAAATCTTGAAGCGTATTTGCAGCTTCTTGAACCTGAAATAAAAAGACACGAGGCCTGGTGTGTTTATGGGGCCCTGCTGGTAAGTTTCACATCAAATTTGGTACCAGCTTACGAGCATCGTTTCATTTATTTGCTGTAGAACTAACAACACTGCATAAAATTTCCACTAACAGCGTGCAGCTGGACTGTGCATGTATGATCGGCTTAAAATGTTCCCCAGTTTGCTAGCACCCCCAACTCGTCCCGTCTGGAAAAGCAACAACAAAGTTGCGACAAGTATGATTTCTTCGAACCATCATATTTACACTTAATCCACAAGTCTCTTCTCCCCCTTTACGATATTCCTTTTTCTTATCTATCAAGATAAACGAAAAGCAAGCACGGACACATTGATGCAGCAGCAACCACCTGCCAAGAAAATAGCAACTGAGAGTGCAATAGGTATGATGCCAATAAATTCCATGCAAACTGATTTACAAGGGGCAGTTAGCGGCTTTTCTACCACCGTAGGAGGTTCGAATATCGGTGTATCATCAATGTCACGGCCGTTATCAAACGATAACATGCTAGGAAGGGAGGTTGGGGGTcgagtttcaaagacatcaaccGTTCTAGCTCAGGCTTGGAAGGAAGACACAGACCCAGGGAACTTGTTAGCATCATTATTTGAACTTTTTggtgaaagtatgttatcattTACTCCCAAACCTGAGCTTTCATTCTTCCTTTGATTAAATTTCACCTCCAAAAACTATGgtttttgaaggaatttgtgtAAATTATCCCCATAGTTTTTTTCAGTCTTACTGTGTTTATCTTTATAAGTCTTCTTTTTTTCCTTGCTCATAAATGTATTGTAGTTATCAAAAAATATATTCTACTTtggattttatttatattaaattttaggttaaattctactattagtgtCTGTACTTTATGAAAATGatggatttagtccttataccttaatttgatcaattttagtcattgtattttttgaattggtcaattttaaaccttttactttttgaattttgaaattttagtcttgattcaaataataataataattaaatctgcttatttaaatttaattattagttttgtaCTATGTagaaaattatagatttaatccatatttttCAATTGGGTCATTTCAagtctttatacttttcaaattttgaaatttcaatattgatGCAGAATGCGAGTTGCTATTaactaattgatttttttagcaaG
The genomic region above belongs to Gossypium hirsutum isolate 1008001.06 chromosome D05, Gossypium_hirsutum_v2.1, whole genome shotgun sequence and contains:
- the LOC107903484 gene encoding transcription initiation factor TFIID subunit 6b-like, with translation MYDRLKMFPSLLAPPTRPVWKSNNKVATNKRKASTDTLMQQQPPAKKIATESAIGMMPINSMQTDLQGAVSGFSTTVGGSNIGVSSMSRPLSNDNMLGREVGGRVSKTSTVLAQAWKEDTDPGNLLASLFELFGESMLSFTPKPELSFFL
- the LOC107903480 gene encoding V-type proton ATPase subunit e1, with the protein product MGFLVTTLIFSVIGVIASLCTRICCNRGPSANLLHLTLVITATVCCWMMWAIVYLAQMKPLIVPILSEGE